The segment CGAGCAGGTCATCACCTTCACCGATCTGGATGGCCGTCTGCTGGCCCTCAAGCCGGACGTGACCCTCTCCATTGCCAAGACGGCGCAGCCCGCCCCCGGCGAGACCCTGCGCTACTACTACCACGAGAACGTCTACCGCCCTTCCGCCGAGAGCCACACCTTTAAAGAGATCAGCCAGATGGGCCTTGAGATGCTGGGCGCGGTGGGCGAAGCACAGGTGCAGCAGGCGGTGTGTCTGGCGGCGCGGTCGCTGGATGCGCTGGGGGCCGAGTGGGTGCTGGAAGTGAGCCACATGGGCTACCTGTTCGGCTTGTTCGAGGCGCTGGGCGTGCCGGATGCCGCCCGCGCAAAGCTGCTGGAAAAGCTGCGGGAGAAAAACGCCCATGAGCTGCGGGCCGCAGCCGGAGCAGCCGGTCTTGCCGATGCCGCCGCCGACATCCTGTGCAGTGTGCTGAGCCTCTGCGGCAGCTATGCCGATACCCTTGCAAAGGCCGCTGCCCTGTGCCGCAATGACGCCATGCGCGCGGCGGTGGCCGAGCTGGAAGCGCTGGCTGTGCCGCTGGAAAAGGCGGGCGGCGTCATCCGGCTGGACATGACGCTGGCCGGTGAGATGGAATACTACAACGGCCTTGTGTTTCAGGGCTATCTGAAAGCCCTGCCCCGCCCCCTGCTCAAGGGCGGCCGCTACGACCTGCTGATGCAGAAGTTCACCCCCGGGGCCGGGGCCATCGGCTTTGCGGTCTATCTGGACGAGCTGGACCGCCTGAGCGCCCCGCTGCCGCCGGTGCAGAAGAACAGCACCGACAGGGTGATGCTGAATGTGGCCCTGCCCAAGGGCCGCCTGGGCGATAAGGTGTATGATCTGCTGGCGGGCATCGGCTACGGCTGCCCGGAGGACTACAACGCCACCCGCAAGCTGGTGGTGGAAAACCCGGAGGCCGGCATCCGCTACTTCCTTGTTAAGCCCAGCGATGTTGCCATCTATGTGGAGCACGGCGCCGCCGATGTGGGCATCGTGGGCAAGGATATCCTCACAGAGGCTTCTGCCGATGTGTACGAGCTGCTGGACACCGGCCTTGGCAAATGCCGCATGTGCGTTGCCGCCCCGGCCGATTACCAAGACGACCCCAGCCGCCCGGTGCGGGTGGCCACCAAATTCGTCAGCATCGCAAAGAGCTATTACGCATCCATGGGGCGGGACATCGATATCATCAAGCTGAACGGCTCCATTGAGCTGGCCCCCATTCTGGGCCTTTCGGACGTCATCGTGGATATCGTGGAGACCGGCACCACCCTGCGGGAGAACGGCCTGAAGGTGGTCACCGAGTTCATGCCCATCTCGGCCCGGTTCATTGCCAACAAGGCCAGCTACCAGTTCAAGCACGCCGAAATGGACACCATGCTGGAAAAGCTGCGGGCGGAACTGCAGAACAAGGAGGAAGCAAAATGATCAAGCTGTATAACTTTGACGAGCTCAGGCCCGAAGAAATTTTGAACCGCGACATCCGCGCGGAAAAGAACGTGGAGGATGTGGTGGACGGCATCATTGCCGATGTGCGCGCCCGGGGCGATGAAGCCCTGAAGGATTATGCGCTGAAATTTGACGGCGCGAAGATCGATGCCCTGCAGGTGACGCAGGAGGAGATCGACGAGGCCTTTGCGGGCATGGATCCCTACTTCCTCGAGACCCTGCGCGAAGCCGCTGCCAACATCGAGAGCTTCCACCGCCAGCAGGTGCACAAGAATTTTGTGGTGAACGACAAGCCCGGCATCGTGCTGGGCCAGAAATATACCCCCATTGAGAAGGCCGGTGTCTATGTGCCCGGCGGCACGGCGGCCTATCCCTCCACCGTGCTCATGGACGTGATCCCGGCAAAGGTGGCGGGCGTGTCCGAGATCGTCATGACCACCCCCGCCGGCAAGGACGGCAGGGTGAACCCGGTCATCCTTGCCGCCGCTGCTACCGCAGGCGTGACCAGAATCTTCAAGACCGGCGGCGCACAGGCTGTGGCGGCTCTCGCCTACGGCACCCAGAGCATCCCCGCGGTGGATAAGATCGTTGGCCCCGGCAACATCTACGTTGCCACTGCCAAGCGCAAGGTGTTCGGCAAGGTGGGCATCGATATGATCGCCGGCCCCAGCGAAATTCTGGTGCTGGCCGACGGCGGCTGCAACCCCGCATGGGTGGCGGCAGACCTGCTGAGCCAGGCCGAGCACGACAAACTGGCAAGCCCGGTCCTCGTCACCGACAGCCCGGAGCTGGCCAAGGCCGTGCAGGCGGAGCTGGAGGTGCAGATCCCGCAGCTGCCCCGTGCCGCCATCGCCCGCGCCAGCGTGGACGACAACGGCAAGATCATCCTCTGCACCGACCTGCACAAGGCCATTGAGGCCTGCAACATCATTGCACCGGAACATCTGGAAGTGTGCGTGGAGGACCCCTTCGGCGTGCTGAACGAGATCAAAAACGCAGGCAGCATCTTCCTTGGCCGCAACGTGCCGGAAGCGCTGGGCGATTACTTTGCAGGCCCCAACCACACCCTGCCCACCAGCGGCACCGCCCGCTTCTCCAGCCCCTTGGGCGTAGACGACTTTGTAAAGAAGTCCAGCTTCCTCTACTACACCCGGGAAGCGCTGGGCGAAGTAGCCCCCCGCATCGCCGATTTTGCCGAGCGCGAGGGCCTGCACGCCCACGCCCGCAGCGTGACCATCCGATACGAGAAATAAAGGCGGCTCGCCCTCTCAGTCAAATCCTTTGGATTTGCCAGCTCTCCCAAAGGGAGAGCCCTTGGCAGTCCACACAAAGTTTTCGGTTTCGCCAGAGGCTCTCCCTTTGGGAGAGCTGGACGCGAAGCGGCCTGAGAGGGCAAGGCCGTTCACCATAACAGAATAAGCCGGAGGAACCATTATGAGTCGTTTTCTTTCTCCCACGCTGGCCGCTGTCACCCCCTACACCCCGGGTGAGCAGCCGCAGGATCAGCAGTACATCAAACTGAACACCAACGAAAGCCCCTATCTGCCCTCCCCGGCGGTGATCGCCGCCGTGAGCGAGCACGAGGTGGAAAAGCTGCGCCTTTACTCCGACCCCGCCTGTGCCGACCTGCTCAAGGCGGCCGCAGCCCATTTCGGTTTGCAGCCGGAGCAGATCATGCCCGGCAACGGCAGCGACGAGAACCTTTTCTTTGCGCTGCGTGCCTTCTGCGACGCAGACCACCCGCTGGCCTATGCCGACATTACCTACGGCTGCTACGGCGTGTGGTGCGGACTGATGCACATTCCCAGCCACATCATCCCGCTGAAAGAGGATTTCACCCTTGACCCGAAGGACTACTACGGCCTGAACCAGACCATCGTCCTTGCAAACCCCAACGCACCCACCGGCATTGCACTGCCCCGGGCGGAAATTGAGGGCATCCTGAAAGCGAACCCGAACAATGTGGTCATCGTGGACGAGGCCTATGTGGACTTTGGCGGCGAGAGCTGCGTGCCCCTCATCGACCAGTACGAGAACCTGCTGGTGGTGCAGACCTTTTCCAAGTCCCGGCAGCTGGCCGGTGCGCGGCTGGGGCTTGCCATGGGCAATGCAAAGCTCATTGCCGACCTGAACCGGGTCAAGTTCAGCCTGAACCCCTACAACATCAACCGCCTGACCCTGAAGGCCGGGCAGGCCGCGCTGGAAGACACCGCTTATTTTGACAGGACCCGCGCCGCCATCGTGGACACCCGCGCATGGACAAAACAGCAGCTGGAACAGCGCGGCTTTGCCGTGCTGGACAGCCGCTCCAACTTCCTGTTTGCGAGTACCGACCGGAAAGACGGCGGAACACTCTACAAAGAGTTGAAGAAAAACGGCATTCTGGTGCGCCACTTCGACGCGCCCCGCATCCAGAACTGGCTGCGCATCACCATTGGCACATCGGAACAGATGAAGATATTCGTGAACACACTGGATAAGATCATGGAGGAATGAACCATGCCGAACCGAATGATCTCGCTGGAACGCAACACCAATGAGACCCAGATCGACCTGACCCTTGATCTGGACGGCACCGGCCGCTACGAGGTGGACACCGGGTGCGGCTTTTTGAACCACATGCTGGAACTGTTCGCCCGCCATGGCCGTTTTGACTTAGTGCTCACCTGCCACGGCGATGTGCAGGTGGACTACCACCACACCACCGAGGATGTGGGCATTGCGCTGGGTCAGGCCTTTGCACGGGCACTGGGCGATATGCGCGGCATCCAGCGCTACGGCAGCTTCTACCTGCCCATGGACGAAGCGCTGATTTTGTGCGCCGTCGATCTTTCGGGCCGCTGCACCCTGAACTGGGACGTCCATTGCAGAACCGAAAAGGTGGGCGATTTTGACGTGGAGTGCGCGAAGGAATTCTGGCTGGGCTTTGCCCGCAGCGTGCCTGCCACTGTCCACTTTGTACAATTTGCGGGAGAAAATACCCACCACATCCTCGAGGCCTGCTTCAAGGGCGCAGGCCATGCACTGGGCGCGGCCGTGAAGATCGACGAAGCTCACAAGGACGAGATCCCTTCCACGAAAGGACTGCTGGTATGATCGCAATTATCGATTACGGCGTGGGCAACCTGTTCAGCCTGAAGTCCAGCCTGAAGCAGCTGGGGCTGGAAGCCGGTGTGACTGCGGACGCGGACACCATCCGCAAAGCCGACCGGCTCATCCTGCCGGGTGTGGGCGCTTTTGCCGACGCCATGGCAAAGCTGGAGGCAACAGGTCTTGTGCCGGTCATGAAAGAAGAAGCCGAAAAGAAGCCGCTGCTGGGCATCTGCCTCGGGATGCAGCTGCTGTTTGAAAAGAGCTACGAGTACGGTGAGCATGAAGGCCTTGGCTTTGTGAAGGGCGAGGTCTGCCCGCTGGAGCCCGACCTTGCGGACAAGAGCCTGAAGGTGCCGCAGATCGGCTGGAACGCCTTGCACATTGTAAAGGACGACCCTCTGTTCAAGTACATCCGTGAGGGCGAATACGTCTATTACGTCCACAGTTACTACGGCAAGAAATGTACGGAGAGTACACTGGCTGTGAGCGATTATTCCATTCCGGTCACCGGTGCGGTGCGGGCAGGCAGGGTGTACGGCACCCAGTTCCACCCGGAAAAGAGCGGCGACACCGGACTGCGGATCTTGAAGGCGTTTTCTGAATTGTGAGGCGGCTTGCCCTCTCAGTCAAAACCTGACGGTTTTGCCAGCTCCCAAAGTGGGAGTCTTTGGCAGAGCAAGATGATTTTAAATGCCCTCCGCTTGCGCTCTGGGCATATTCAGCGGAAAACTATTTTTAATTTCGCGTTTGTCGCGGCCTGCGGGCCGCTCCAAACGCATTTTCACGAGAGGGGTCATAATGTATGCAGCTATTTCCAGCCATTGACCTGCGGGGCGGCAAAGTGGTGCGTCTGACGCAGGGCGATTACGACCGCATGACCGTCTATGGTGAGGACCCCTGCGCACAGGCGCGGGAGTTCCTTGCAGCGGGGGCCAAAAATCTGCACGTCGTCGATCTGGACGGCGCAAAGGACGGCACCCTTTCCAACTACGATACCATTGCCGCGCTGGCAAAGCAGGGCGGTTTGTACATTGAGGTGGGCGGCGGCATCCGCACCGAGGAACGCATTGAAACATACCTCTCCCTCGGCGTGGGCCGCTGCATTCTGGGCAGCGTGGCGGTGACGGATTTTGACTTTACCGCTCGGATGCTGCAGAAATACGGCGATAAAATTGCCGTGGGTGTGGACGCCAAGGACGGCTATGTGGCCATCCATGGCTGGAAGGAGGTAAGCCGGGAGCCGGGCGTGGACTTCTGCAGGCGTCTGGCCGACGCCGGATGCACCGCCATCATCTACACGGACATTGCCTGCGACGGTGCCATGAAGGGCACCAATCTGGGCCTGTACCGCCAGCTGGCAGAGGAAGTGCCCGGCGTAGCCTTTACGGCCAGCGGCGGCATCTCGTCCGAAGCAGAGCTTCTGGAACTGAAAAAAATGGGCACTGCCGCTGCCATTTTGGGCAAGAGTCTGTACACCGGCGCACTGGACCTTGCGCGCTGCGTGCAGCTGGTGCAGGAGTGAACGGAGGGGGAACGACATGATCACCAAACGCATTATTCCCTGTCTTGATGTGCGCAATGGCCGCGTGGTCAAGGGCACGAACTTTGAAGGCATCCGGGATGTGGCCGACCCGGTGGAAATGGCCCGCATGTACAACGCTGCCGGTGCCGACGAGCTGGTGTTCTACGATATCACCGCCAGCTTTGAGGGCCGGGCACTGTTTACGGATATCCTGACCCGCGTCGCCAGCGAAATTTTTATCCCGCTCACGGTGGGCGGCGGCATCAATACGCTGGAAGACTTCGACCGGGTGCTCAAGTGCGGTGCGGACAAGGTCAGCGTCAACTCGGGCGCATTGAAGGATCCCGGCCTTATCCCGGCGGCGGCACAGCGCTACGGCAACCAGTGTGTGGTGCTTTCTGCCGATGTAAAGCGGGTGGACGGCCAGTTCCGGGTGTTCGCCAAGGGCGGGCGCGAGGATACCGGCCGGGATGCACTGGACTGGATCAGCTGGTGCGTGGACCACGGCGCGGGCGAGATCTGCCTGAACAGCATCGATACCGACGGCGTGCGCAGCGGCTTCGACCTTGAGATGCTGGATGCAGTTGCGGCGCGGGTGAACGTGCCCATCATTGCCAGCGGCGGCGCAGGCAAAAAGGAAGACTTTCTGGAGCTGTTCCACCACAAGGGCATCGATGCAGGTCTTGCCGCGGGCATCTTCCACCAGAAGCTGCTGACCATCCGGGATCTGAAGGAATACCTCAACGCAAACGGCGTGGAGATGCGGCTGTAACGCCGGGGTATTTCTCCCCGGCGCGGGGAAAAGCCGTAACGCGAAACTGGATTTCCGCAAAAACAACCCGCAAACTCTTGCGTTTGCGCACCGAATACGCTAAACTAGTAATATCCCCATCCGGGGAGGGAGAACCGTTATGAATCTGAAATTTGATGAAAAGGGCCTGATCCCTGCCATCGTGCAGGACCACTACACCAAAGAGGTGCTCACCCTCGCATACATGAACGCCGAGACGCTGGCACTCACCATCGCCGAGGGCCGCACTGTGTTCTGGAGCCGCAGCCGTCAGGAGATCTGGCGCAAGGGCGAGACCAGCGGCAATGTGCAGCGGGTGGTGTCCATCACCGCCGACTGCGACGCAGATGCTCTGGTGGTGGAAGTGGTCAAATCCGGCCCTGCCTGCCACACTGGCGCCGAGAGCTGCTTCTTCAACGAAGTATACGTCTCGCCGGAGCTGAAGCAGTTCAGCTGGCAGGGCCTGTACGAGCTCATCAAGGGCCGCAAGACCGATCCGCAGGAGGGCAGCTATACCACCTACCTGTTTGAGAAGGGCAAGGAGAAGATCCTGAAAAAGGTGGGCGAAGAGTGCACCGAGGTCATTATTGCGGGCGAAAAAGAGGATAAGGAAGAAACCGTTTACGAGATCAGCGATCTTGCCTACCATGTTCTGGTGCTGATGGTCAGCGCCGGCATCACGGTGGAGGATGTGACCCGTGAACTGGAAAAACGTCACGTCATTGACCACAAGGTCAAACAGGAAAGGATGCAGTGAATTATCTATGGCAGATTATAAGAAGTCCAGTGTCCATTGCCACTCCACCATGTGCGATGGCAAAAATACCTTACAGGATATGGCAAGTGCTGCATGTGCGCAGGGCTTGACCACGCTGGGCTTCACCGGCCATAGCTACACCCAGCGCGACCGCGAATACTGCATGAGCCCCAGCCGTACCGCCCAGTACAAGGCCACCATCGCAAAGCTCAAGGCCGAATACAGGGGCAAGGTGGATATCCTGTGCGGCATCGAGTGGGACATCCTGAGCGAGGACAAGCGCACCGGCTACGATTACTGGATCGGCAGCGCACACCACCTGTACGGCAAGAACACCGGCAAGTATTATGAGATCGACTTCCGTCCGCAGGACCTGTGGGACTGCATCAACGACGACTTTGACGCAGATCCGCTGGCCGCAGTGGAAGCCTACTTTGCCGAGGTGGAAAAGGTGGCTGCCCTCAAGCCGGATATTCTGGCCCACATCGACCTGATCAAGAAGCTGAATGCCAACGGCGAGTTCTTCGACGAAGAGTCGCCCCGCTACAAGGCCGCTGCCCTCAAGGCCCTGCAGGCCGCAAAGGCGAACGACTGCCTGCTGGAAGTGAACACCGGCAGTGTGTACCGCGGCTACCGCAAGGACTTCTACCCCGGCCCGTGGCTGCTGGGCGAGTGGCAGAAGATGGGCGGCAAGGTCATCATCACCTCGGACTCTCACGACATTAACAGCCTGACCTTCGGCTTTGACGAAGCTGCCGCCGCCATCAAGGCAGCAGGTTTTACCAGTGTGCAGGTGCTCACTGGTAACGGTTTTGAGACGCAGGAGCTGTAATTTTATGGCACGGACTCCTTCCGTCACCTTCGGTGACACCTCCCTCTGAGAGGGAGGCATTGGCAAAACCAGAAACTTTACCGTCATGCCAAAGGCTCTCCCTTTGGGAGAGCTGTCGAGCGAATGCGAGACTGAGAGGGCGAGCCCGCAAAAAGATCGATCATCTGCAATGCCTTTTCCTGTTTTTTATAAATCGGGAAGGGATTGCAGATGTTTTGTTTTGTGTACAGATATCTTAAAAGTTATAATTTTGGAGGAACCCTATGACCCACGCGCAGCCCCAAAAGAAAAGTTTATGGAACATGAATGTGGACCTGATGCACGGGCCTATTTTTAAAAGCCTGCTGCTCTTCATGCTGCCCATTCTGGTTTCCAATCTGTTCCAGCAGCTCTACAACACGGTGGATACCATGATCGTGGGCAATGTGCTGGGCGACACGGCCCTTGCCGCCATTGGCTCCTGCGGCTCCATCTACGAGCTTCTGGTGGGTTTTGGCATCGGCATCGGCAACGGCCTTGCCATCGTTGCGGCGCGCTCCTACGGCGCACAGGACGAAGACCTGCTCAAGCGCACCGTGACCGGCTCCATCGTCATTGGGCTGATCGCATCGCTGGTCATCACGGCGGCGGGCTTTTTCGGGCTGCGTCCCCTGCTGCAGCTGCTGGACACCCCGGCAGAGATCCTGGAAGAAGCCTACAGCTACATCATCGTCATTGATCTTGGCGTGATCGTCATGTTCCTGTACAACCTGTGCGCCGGTCTGCTGCGCGCCATCGGCAACAGCGTGATGCCGCTGGTGTTCCTGCTCATCAGCTCGGCGCTGAACGTGGGGCTGGATCTGTGGTTCATTGCGGGTGTTGGCATGGGCGTGCGGGGCGCAGCGGTAGCAACGGTCATTGCACAGGGCATTTCGGTGGTGCTGTGCATCCTATATGTGCTGGCAAAGGTGCGCATCCTCATCCCGGAGAAAAAGCACCTTGCCGTGGGCTCCCACCTCTATTGGGAGCTGTTCAGCCAGAGCATTTCCATGGGCCTGATGAGCAGCATCGTCTCGGCGGGCTCTGTGGTGCTGCAGTACGGCATCAACGGTCTGGGCACCCTGACCATCGCAGGCCACACCGCCGCCCGTAAGCTGTTCGCCTTTACGGATATGCCGCTGATCTCCATGGCGAATGCAGGCTCTACCTTCGTCTCCCAGAACCGCGGCGCAAACCAGCCCGACCGTGTGCGCAGGGGAATGCGGCAGATGTATCTGTATTCCGTGGTGGTGACGATCGCGGCGGTCTTCCTGATGAAGTTTGGCGCGGAATGGATGGTGCGGCTCATCTCCGGCTCCACGGAGCCCATCGTGCTGGAAAACGGTGCGCGGTACCTGCTGTGGAACGCACCGTTCTATGCGGTGCTGGGGGTGCTGCTGTGCACCCGCTACGCGCTGCAGAGCCTTGGCCAGAAGGTCCTGCCGCTGTTCTCCAGCGTGATCGAGCTGGTGGGCAAGGTGATCTTTGTGCTGGTGTTCATCCCGAAATTCCAGTACAATGCGGTCATTCTGTGCGAGCCCATCATCTGGTGCTTCATGGCGCTGTATCTGGTGCTGGTGTATCTGCACGAGCCCTTTGTGTTCCCGAAAAAATAACCCTCTCAGTCATCGCTGCGCGATGCCAGCTCTCCCGAAAGGGAGAGCTTTTTGCATTTTACGGGAAGCACAAAGAAAGCTCCCCCTTTCGGGGGAGCTGGATGCGAACAAAGTGAGCAGACTGAGAGGGGTTACAGCGCCGAATAGCCAAAGCTGTTCACCAGCGCATCGATGTGCTGGCCGGCCTTGCACATGGGGCAGTCGCGGCTGTCGAAGCTGGCGTAGTCCGGCAGGCTGGAGGGGTCGAAGATCGAGGTGACCTCATAGCCCATGCACTCGTGGGTGGTGGCGAAGATGGCAGAAAGGCCCGCCACCATGCCGCCGTAGTAGTTCACGGCTTCCACAGCGGCCTGCACGGTGTAGCCGGTGGTGAGGGAAGCGGCCAGAATGAGCACATGCTTGCCCTTGACCATGGGGGCCAGATTGTCGCGCAGAATGATCTGGCTGCCGGTGGTGTACTCCGGTGTGATGACATAGATGGTCTGGTGGGCGTTCATGTTGGCAAAGCCGTCCTTGGTCAGCTCGTTGGCAAGGCAGGTGCCGATGACCTGCGTGCCGTCCAGACAGAGCACGGTATCCACGATGGTACTGTGCTGGTAGGCGGAAACCAGCTCCTTTGCCACGGCTCTGGCCTCGGAAAGACGGGACTTCTGGGTAGTGACGTCGATGTAGTAGTTGATATGGCTGTGGCTGGTAGCAAAGTGGCCCTTTGCCACGCGCAGGAACAAGTCGCTTTTCTTGGTGGGAAGCTTTACCATGTTGATCATCGAAACAGCACTCCTTTTTTCAGGTTCTTCGGGTCGCCCCTCAAATGCAAAAAGCACCGCATCCCTGCGATGCTCTTTCACGTTTTTATATCCCTATTGTACCGAAAAAAGGCCCTGTGCACAAGGCACAAAACAACTAAAAAGCCTTGGCTGTTTTACAGCATAACTTCCAAAAACTGGGATACAAAAAGGCCCGCACCTTGCGGGTGCGGGCCATAACACTGCCGAGAAAAATTACAGGCCAAAGAGGCAGCTGATATCCCAGGTTGCGTAGACATCGCTGTAGGTATCGTTCTGCGCGCCCAGAGCGTTGTGGCGGGGGAAGTAACGGACTTCCACCTTCGTTGCACCGGTGAAATCAATACCCGTGACGGTGATAAAGGGATTGTACGGTGTTTCCACCTTCATGCCTGCTGCACCGCCATTATCGGTGATATGAACCTTGGCAGGGGTAGTAGTATCACCAAAGTCAGAGCCGTCCGTATAGCTCTTAATACCGTCAGTGGTGGTCACATCAATCTGATAAGAATAGTTCTTGCAGGAGCAACCCTGAGAAACAGCATAGTGTTCAAAAGGCAGAATCAGAGTTTGAGTGTTAGAGTCATACGTGGCACCAGTCTTCAGGATCTGGTGATCCTCTGTGCCGCCAAAGCCCAAAATGCCGCCGGACTTGCCGCCGAAGGTCAGCTTGCAGTCCTCACCTTTATAGGTGCCGTAGGGGCGGTTGGGGTTGGAGAAGCTGCCACATCCGGTGAACATGCTGGAGCCGGCAACGGCAACTGCTGCAACAGCAGAGTACTTCATAAAATCACGGCGGGAGAATGTATAAGACATAATAATTCCTCCTTTGAATAAAAGATCATAATAAAGCCTTGCGGCGTTACCTATAAAATAGGCGAAAACGGGGCAAAAGTCAATGCTTTTGGCAAAATAAAAGTATGAAAATTTGAGCAGCAACGTACATTCCGGACGAAATTTCGTCCCGGAAAACCGTTCTCTCAGGCGCGGGTCATGTCGGCGGCGGTCATGTTGAAGGTGATGGTCTTATCCGCCACAAAGGTGGGCATGTAGGTGATCTGCAGGTTCTGCCAGCCCTTGGGGACCATCAGCATCAGCTGCAGATAGCCGCTGCCCTGCGGGGGCAGGTTGGTGGACTCGGAGAAGGTCTGGGAGTTGGAGTTGTACAGCGAGATGTTGGCACCGCACTCCACACCCTGACCGTCGCAGGAAGCGGCAAAGTCGGTGGAAGCAGCAGCCAGTGCGTGGAAGTTGGCGTCCACGTTCTCCTGCGGGGGCACAGGGTAAGCGGCGTTGATCTCGGCCAGATTCTGTGCGCCGATGTTGAAGGTCTGGTTCTTGGTGCGGTTGACCACAGTGACCAGCACGGCGATATATTCATAACCCTCCTGTGCGGGAGCGGTATCGATGCGGAACAGGCTGGTCAGCATCACGCCAAGGCCATTCCAGTTGCTGACCTTATCGCCGACCTTGACATCCACGATGGTGTCACCGCCACTCTGCTGGCAGCCGCCCAGCAGGCCTGCTGCACCCAGAGCAACAGCGGATGCGCCGGTGCACTTGAGGAACGTACGGCGGGAAATGGGATTCGACATAAAGAGATCCTCCTTATCGATCGGAAAAAACGTATTCCAGAATATTCTAATTTGTTTATACCCTTTCTGCCCGCAAGATGCAAGGGTTTCGGGGCTGAATTTACAGCTTTTTCACAGGAATATCACCCTTCGTGAGAAAGGCCCTTCACATGCGTCTCGCTGGTTTTGACCAGATTTAACAGGCTGGGCGTATAAAGCGGGAACTCCCGGGTCAGGCTTTCGGTGGTCATGGAAAGGCAGGCCGGGTCCTTGACGCCCTCGCCGCCGTTCACATCCTGCCCGGTCAGCAGGGCTTCCACGTTGGCCTCGGACATGCGCATCACGGCGTCGGAGCAGCCGCGCCAGCGGATGGGCTCGATGCTGAACAGGCTGGCGGCGTTGTGGGGCTCTGCCGAGTACAGCAGGCGGAACATCTTTGCCACGGCCATCATCAGATAGGTGCTCACCTCGGTGGTCAGGGCCTTGCTGTGGCACTGGCCGATCTTGGCGTACAGCACATTCAGGCTGTTGGAGATCAGCTTTTTGTTCATGGTGGGCAGC is part of the Faecalibacterium sp. HTF-F genome and harbors:
- the hisC gene encoding histidinol-phosphate transaminase, translated to MSRFLSPTLAAVTPYTPGEQPQDQQYIKLNTNESPYLPSPAVIAAVSEHEVEKLRLYSDPACADLLKAAAAHFGLQPEQIMPGNGSDENLFFALRAFCDADHPLAYADITYGCYGVWCGLMHIPSHIIPLKEDFTLDPKDYYGLNQTIVLANPNAPTGIALPRAEIEGILKANPNNVVIVDEAYVDFGGESCVPLIDQYENLLVVQTFSKSRQLAGARLGLAMGNAKLIADLNRVKFSLNPYNINRLTLKAGQAALEDTAYFDRTRAAIVDTRAWTKQQLEQRGFAVLDSRSNFLFASTDRKDGGTLYKELKKNGILVRHFDAPRIQNWLRITIGTSEQMKIFVNTLDKIMEE
- the hisH gene encoding imidazole glycerol phosphate synthase subunit HisH, with the protein product MIAIIDYGVGNLFSLKSSLKQLGLEAGVTADADTIRKADRLILPGVGAFADAMAKLEATGLVPVMKEEAEKKPLLGICLGMQLLFEKSYEYGEHEGLGFVKGEVCPLEPDLADKSLKVPQIGWNALHIVKDDPLFKYIREGEYVYYVHSYYGKKCTESTLAVSDYSIPVTGAVRAGRVYGTQFHPEKSGDTGLRILKAFSEL
- the hisA gene encoding 1-(5-phosphoribosyl)-5-[(5-phosphoribosylamino)methylideneamino]imidazole-4-carboxamide isomerase yields the protein MQLFPAIDLRGGKVVRLTQGDYDRMTVYGEDPCAQAREFLAAGAKNLHVVDLDGAKDGTLSNYDTIAALAKQGGLYIEVGGGIRTEERIETYLSLGVGRCILGSVAVTDFDFTARMLQKYGDKIAVGVDAKDGYVAIHGWKEVSREPGVDFCRRLADAGCTAIIYTDIACDGAMKGTNLGLYRQLAEEVPGVAFTASGGISSEAELLELKKMGTAAAILGKSLYTGALDLARCVQLVQE
- the hisF gene encoding imidazole glycerol phosphate synthase subunit HisF, with protein sequence MITKRIIPCLDVRNGRVVKGTNFEGIRDVADPVEMARMYNAAGADELVFYDITASFEGRALFTDILTRVASEIFIPLTVGGGINTLEDFDRVLKCGADKVSVNSGALKDPGLIPAAAQRYGNQCVVLSADVKRVDGQFRVFAKGGREDTGRDALDWISWCVDHGAGEICLNSIDTDGVRSGFDLEMLDAVAARVNVPIIASGGAGKKEDFLELFHHKGIDAGLAAGIFHQKLLTIRDLKEYLNANGVEMRL
- the hisG gene encoding ATP phosphoribosyltransferase, translated to MEFSLANLQPKERASFALRALYEAAGCRKYHMGRFEEYGLYQENRSFLSSEQVITFTDLDGRLLALKPDVTLSIAKTAQPAPGETLRYYYHENVYRPSAESHTFKEISQMGLEMLGAVGEAQVQQAVCLAARSLDALGAEWVLEVSHMGYLFGLFEALGVPDAARAKLLEKLREKNAHELRAAAGAAGLADAAADILCSVLSLCGSYADTLAKAAALCRNDAMRAAVAELEALAVPLEKAGGVIRLDMTLAGEMEYYNGLVFQGYLKALPRPLLKGGRYDLLMQKFTPGAGAIGFAVYLDELDRLSAPLPPVQKNSTDRVMLNVALPKGRLGDKVYDLLAGIGYGCPEDYNATRKLVVENPEAGIRYFLVKPSDVAIYVEHGAADVGIVGKDILTEASADVYELLDTGLGKCRMCVAAPADYQDDPSRPVRVATKFVSIAKSYYASMGRDIDIIKLNGSIELAPILGLSDVIVDIVETGTTLRENGLKVVTEFMPISARFIANKASYQFKHAEMDTMLEKLRAELQNKEEAK
- the hisD gene encoding histidinol dehydrogenase, with product MIKLYNFDELRPEEILNRDIRAEKNVEDVVDGIIADVRARGDEALKDYALKFDGAKIDALQVTQEEIDEAFAGMDPYFLETLREAAANIESFHRQQVHKNFVVNDKPGIVLGQKYTPIEKAGVYVPGGTAAYPSTVLMDVIPAKVAGVSEIVMTTPAGKDGRVNPVILAAAATAGVTRIFKTGGAQAVAALAYGTQSIPAVDKIVGPGNIYVATAKRKVFGKVGIDMIAGPSEILVLADGGCNPAWVAADLLSQAEHDKLASPVLVTDSPELAKAVQAELEVQIPQLPRAAIARASVDDNGKIILCTDLHKAIEACNIIAPEHLEVCVEDPFGVLNEIKNAGSIFLGRNVPEALGDYFAGPNHTLPTSGTARFSSPLGVDDFVKKSSFLYYTREALGEVAPRIADFAEREGLHAHARSVTIRYEK
- the hisB gene encoding imidazoleglycerol-phosphate dehydratase HisB; translated protein: MPNRMISLERNTNETQIDLTLDLDGTGRYEVDTGCGFLNHMLELFARHGRFDLVLTCHGDVQVDYHHTTEDVGIALGQAFARALGDMRGIQRYGSFYLPMDEALILCAVDLSGRCTLNWDVHCRTEKVGDFDVECAKEFWLGFARSVPATVHFVQFAGENTHHILEACFKGAGHALGAAVKIDEAHKDEIPSTKGLLV